In the genome of Bubalus kerabau isolate K-KA32 ecotype Philippines breed swamp buffalo chromosome 8, PCC_UOA_SB_1v2, whole genome shotgun sequence, one region contains:
- the LOC129659371 gene encoding HIV Tat-specific factor 1, producing MSGNNLDANDEFDEQLRMQELYGDTKDDDTEKDPGGETDSFGQQPTDTPYEWDLDKKAWFPKITEDFIATYQANYGFSDDGASSSTASVQDVSARAAEEPPQRQPPEPSDLKKKGEKRKAESGWFHVEEGRNTNVYVSGLPPDITVDEFIQLMSKFGIIMRDPQTEEFKVKLYKDNQGNLKGDGLCCYLKRESVDLALKLLDEDEIRGYKLHVEVAKFQLKGEYDASKKKKKCKDYKKKLSMQQKQLDWRPERRAGPSRMRHERVVIIKNMFHPMDFEDDPLVLN from the coding sequence ATGAGCGGCAACAACTTGGATGCGAATGACGAGTTTGATGAGCAGTTGCGAATGCAAGAATTGTACGGAGACACCAAGGACGACGACACCGAGAAAGATCCCGGTGGAGAAACCGATTCTTTCGGGCAGCAGCCGACTGACACCCCGTACGAGTGGGACCTAGACAAGAAGGCTTGGTTCCCCAAGATCACTGAAGATTTCATTGCTACATATCAGGCCAATTATGGCTTTTCTGATGATGGTGCATCTAGTTCTACTGCAAGTGTCCAAGATGTCAGCGCTAGGGCTGCAGAAGAACCTCCGCAAAGACAACCCCCTGAACCCAGTGATCtgaaaaagaagggagaaaagagaaaggctgAATCAGGATGGTTTCATGTTGAAGAAGGCAGAAATACAAATGTTTATGTGTCTGGTTTGCCTCCAGACATTACAGTGGATGAATTTATACAGCTTATGTCGAAGTTTGGCATTATTATGAGAGATCCTCAAACAGAAGAATTTAAGGTCAAGCTTTACAAAGATAATCAAGGAAATCTTAAAGGAGATGGACTTTGCTGTTATTTGAAGAGAGAATCTGTGGATCTGGCATTAAAACTTTTGGATGAAGATGAAATTAGAGGCTACAAATTACATGTGGAGGTGGCAAAATTTCAGTTGAAGGGAGAATATGACGcctcaaagaagaagaagaagtgcaAAGACTACAAGAAAAAGCTGTCTATGCAACAAAAGCAGTTGGATTGGAGACCTGAGAGACGGGCTGGCCCATCCCGAATGCGCCATGAGCGAGTTGTCATCATCAAAAACATGTTTCATCCAATGGATTTTGAGGATGATCCACTGGTGTTGAATTAA
- the LOC129659370 gene encoding HIV Tat-specific factor 1-like — protein MAFEEPIDEKKFEKMEDGGEVEEAASEKDAKESGPEKEAEGAQEESEESCLERESKEGCPKREREEDFPERESGEGSPEKEREEGNPNKESKETVPERESKKKKLKTDPDKNGREKESEEEGPSKESEGEASPQKVASEDDDSEQESEDCSEKQFDDGSEKELEENGLEKGFEEDASDKEFNENIPEKELDENESEKSEFEDDNSEKVFDEEGSEKEFDEESDEKEEEEDAYEKVFDDESDEKEDEEDAEEKELEDADEKDEEDDADEKVFEDSDGKEDEEDGDVKEDEDIDEKVFEDEDSNEKLFDDDSSDKLFEDSDERGTVGGLGNVKEEGPLSTGSSFVLSSDDDDDDDTI, from the coding sequence ATGGCATTTGAAGAACCTATAGATGAAAAGAAGTTTGAAAAAATGGAAGATGGGGGAGAAGTTGAAGAAGCTGCTTCTGAAAAAGATGCTAAAGAAAGTGGCCCTGAAAAAGAAGCTGAAGGTGCCCAAGAAGAATCTGAAGAGAGCTGCCTTGAAAGAGAGTCTAAGGAAGGCTGTCCCAAAAGAGAGCGTGAAGAAGACTTCCCCGAGAGAGAGTCTGGAGAAGGCAGCCCTGAGAAAGAGCGTGAAGAGGGTAATCCTAACAAAGAGTCAAAAGAGACTGTCCCTGAAAGAGAATCCAAAAAGAAGAAACTCAAAACGGATCCTGACAAGAACGGCCGTGAGAAGGAGTCTGAAGAAGAAGGCCCCAGCAAGGAGTCTGAGGGGGAGGCCAGCCCCCAAAAGGTGGCTTCTGAAGATGACGACTCAGAACAAGAGTCTGAAGACTGCTCAGAAAAGCAGTTTGACGATGGCTCTGAAAAAGAGTTAGAAGAAAATGGCCTTGAGAAAGGTTTTGAAGAAGATGCCTCTGACAAGGAATTTAATGAAAACATTCCGGAAAAAGAGTTAGACGAAAATGAGTCTGAAAAATCAGAATTCGAAGATGACAACTCTGAAAAAGTGTTTGATGAAGAAGGCTCTGAGAAAGAGTTTGACGAAGAGTcagatgaaaaggaagaagaggaagatgcATATGAAAAGGTATTTGATGATGAATCAGATGAGAAAGAAGACGAAGAAGATGCAGAAGAAAAGGAACTTGAAGATGCTGATGAAAAGGACGAAGAAGATGATGCAGATGAAAAGGTATTTGAAGATTCGGATGGAAAAGAAGATGAGGAAGATGGAGATGTAAAGGAAGATGAAGACATAGATGAAAAGGTGTTTGAAGATGAGGATTCCAACGAGAAGTTGTTTGATGATGATTCCAGTGACAAATTGTTTGAAGATTCTGATGAGAGAGGGACTGTGGGCGGTTTAGGGAATGTTAAGGAAGAAGGGCCCTTGTCCACAGGCAGCAGCTTTGTTCTCagtagtgatgatgatgatgatgacgacaCTATTTAA